Proteins encoded by one window of Phoenix dactylifera cultivar Barhee BC4 unplaced genomic scaffold, palm_55x_up_171113_PBpolish2nd_filt_p 000350F, whole genome shotgun sequence:
- the LOC103724005 gene encoding heterogeneous nuclear ribonucleoprotein 1-like: protein MELDHGKLFIGGISWDTNEDRLREYFKGFGEVVEAVIMKDRTTGRARGFGFVVFADPAVAERVVTEKHLIDGRMVEAKKAVPRDDQQILHRNSSSSHGSPVPGRTKKIFVGGLASTVTEADFKKYFEQFGTITDVVVMYDHNTRRPRGFGFITFGSEDAADKVLLKTFHELNGKMVEVKKAVPKELSPGPSMRSPVGGYNYGLSRVSSLLNAYTQAYNPSPIGGNGMRMDGRFGAVAGGRNGFSSFGAGYGIGLNFEPGMSPNFGGSSNFNNNINYGRALSPYYSGNMSRYSNPIGYSGGNVGTRSVFSSATRNSWGCGGLNYTTNSASSNALMASGSGSLGGFGNSSVIWGGSSSPILAHSMGSGSGYARMSLDLDYGAGESSFDTSTYGRIPGTGPVNSSFTASSNVYEGNYADSSGNSSIYGDTTWRTVSSELDGSGPFSYGLGNAASDVTAKGSAAYMGGHSVTNRQTNRGIAT from the exons ATGGAGTTGGATCATGGAAAACTTTTCATCGGAGGGATTTCGTGGGACACCAACGAAGACCGCCTCCGGGAGTACTTCAAGGGTTTCGGGGAGGTAGTGGAGGCCGTTATCATGAAGGACCGGACCACTGGCCGTGCGCGTGGTTTCGGGTTCGTCGTCTTTGCGGACCCTGCCGTTGCGGAGAGAGTTGTCACGGAGAAACACTTGATTGATGGCCGGATG GTGGAGGCGAAAAAAGCTGTTCCAAGGGATGACCAACAGATCCTTCACCGAAACAGCAGTAGTTCCCATGGTTCTCCGGTTCCTGGTCGCACCAAAAAAATTTTTGTTGGAGGCTTGGCATCCACTGTAACCGAAGCTGACTTCAAGAAGTACTTTGAGCAGTTTGGGACTATCACTGATGTTGTTGTGATGTATGATCACAACACACGAAGGCCGAGGGGCTTTGGATTCATCACTTTTGGTTCAGAGGATGCTGCGGATAAGGTGCTGCTTAAAACCTTTCATGAGCTTAATGGTAAGATGGTTGAGGTCAAGAAGGCTGTTCCCAAAGAACTGTCCCCAGGGCCAAGCATGCGCTCACCTGTTGGGGGATATAACTATGGTTTGAGCAGGGTCAGTAGCCTTCTCAATGCGTACACGCAGGCTTACAATCCAAGCCCCATAGGAGGCAATGGAATGAGGATGGATGGTAGATTTGGAGCAGTAGCTGGTGGGCGTAATGGGTTCTCTTCATTTGGTGCTGGCTATGGAATTGGATTGAACTTTGAGCCAGGGATGAGCCCTAACTTTGGTGGAAGCTCAAATTTCAATAATAACATCAATTATGGACGTGCATTGAGCCCTTATTATAGTGGGAATATGAGTAGATATAGTAACCCTATTGGGTACAGTGGGGGTAATGTTGGTACTAGGTCAGTTTTCAGTTCAGCGACTCGTAACTCATGGGGTTGCGGTGGCCTTAATTATACTACCAACTCTGCAAGTTCTAATGCCTTAATGGCATCTGGAAGTGGGAGCCTTGGTGGATTTGGTAATAGCAGTGTGATTTGGGGTGGTTCCTCTTCACCTATTTTGGCTCATAGTATGGGCAGTGGTTCGGGCTATGCTAGAATGAGTCTGGATCTGGATTATGGAGCTGGGGAGAGTAGCTTTGATACCAGCACTTATGGAAGAATCCCTGGGACTGGTCCTGTTAATTCCTCCTTTACTGCATCAAGCAATGTGTATGAAGGAAACTATGCAGATTCATCTGGTAATAGTTCAATATATGGAGACACAACTTGGAGGACTGTATCCTCAGAACTTGATGGGTCCGGTCCATTCAGTTATGGGCTTGGCAATGCAGCTTCGGATGTCACTGCCAAGGGTTCAGCAGCTTATATGGGTGGTCATAGTGTTACCAATAGACAAACAAATAGAG GAATTGCTACATAG